A region from the Leptolyngbya iicbica LK genome encodes:
- a CDS encoding Dps family protein — translation MGKTKKATAATEVSTLPINIGIEEKDRQAIADGLSNLLADTYTLYLKTHNFHWNVTGPMFQTLHLMFEQQYNELALAVDMIAERIRALGVAAPGTYKAFGKLSSIKEEEGVPSAEDMIAQLVEGQEAVVRTARSIFPVVDKANDEPTADLLTQRMQVHEKTAWMLRSLLAK, via the coding sequence ATGGGTAAAACCAAGAAAGCCACTGCTGCTACCGAAGTGAGCACGCTGCCGATCAACATCGGCATCGAGGAAAAGGATCGTCAGGCCATTGCCGACGGTCTATCTAACCTGCTCGCTGATACTTACACCCTTTACCTCAAGACCCACAACTTTCACTGGAACGTCACTGGTCCCATGTTCCAGACGTTGCATCTCATGTTTGAGCAGCAGTACAACGAACTCGCTCTCGCCGTTGATATGATTGCCGAACGCATTCGGGCCTTAGGCGTCGCGGCCCCGGGCACTTACAAAGCCTTTGGCAAACTTTCTTCCATTAAGGAAGAAGAAGGCGTGCCCAGCGCTGAAGACATGATCGCCCAACTGGTGGAAGGTCAGGAAGCCGTGGTACGCACCGCTCGTTCCATCTTTCCGGTGGTGGATAAAGCCAACGACGAACCGACGGCTGACTTACTAACCCAGCGCATGCAAGTACACGAAAAAACCGCGTGGATGCTCCGCAGTCTCCTGGCGAAATAA
- a CDS encoding aspartate/glutamate racemase family protein has translation MTVTPTCRIKVINGNTCEPMTQNIDASAQAAKFPHTEIITVTPNAGPISIEGFYDEYLAIPGVMEQIILDADSDAFILACWGDPGIEAAREITAKPVVGIAEASLYVANMLAAKWSVVTTLHRARDMAEKTVQKAGMTERCASIRTTSLSVLDTENDRAHTVEILAAASKLAIEEDGAEAICLGCAGMSGLEKQLEERLGVPVIDSVAAAVKMAESLVSLGKLTSKQLTYRLPEKKVIRGYGDHFQVENFA, from the coding sequence ATGACTGTAACTCCCACCTGCCGCATCAAAGTGATTAACGGCAACACTTGTGAGCCGATGACGCAAAATATTGACGCTTCGGCACAAGCGGCGAAGTTCCCCCATACCGAAATCATTACAGTGACTCCTAATGCCGGGCCGATTTCGATCGAAGGCTTTTATGACGAATATTTGGCGATTCCGGGTGTGATGGAACAGATTATTTTGGATGCGGACTCGGACGCTTTCATCCTGGCCTGTTGGGGCGACCCTGGCATTGAGGCGGCGCGGGAAATCACGGCTAAACCAGTCGTGGGCATTGCTGAAGCCAGTCTCTATGTGGCGAACATGCTGGCCGCCAAATGGAGTGTCGTAACAACGCTCCATCGAGCTCGGGACATGGCCGAAAAAACGGTGCAGAAAGCGGGCATGACAGAACGCTGTGCCTCCATCCGGACCACGTCACTATCCGTTTTGGATACCGAAAACGATCGCGCCCATACGGTTGAAATCCTCGCGGCAGCTAGCAAGTTAGCGATTGAAGAAGATGGCGCCGAAGCGATTTGTCTCGGCTGTGCCGGGATGAGTGGGCTGGAAAAACAGTTGGAGGAGCGGCTCGGCGTCCCCGTTATCGATTCCGTTGCTGCTGCCGTCAAAATGGCAGAGTCGCTCGTCAGCTTAGGTAAGCTCACCAGCAAGCAGCTCACCTACCGCTTACCAGAAAAGAAAGTGATTCGCGGTTATGGCGACCATTTTCAAGTGGAGAATTTTGCCTGA
- a CDS encoding chlorophyll a/b-binding protein: MTADSQDTSTPTSDTPTTEAASATETAEKAPSFGWNTYAERINGRFAMIGFVALLLLELITRQDFFTWLGF, translated from the coding sequence ATGACTGCTGACTCCCAGGACACGTCAACACCCACCTCTGATACGCCGACGACTGAAGCGGCATCAGCTACCGAAACCGCCGAAAAGGCTCCCAGCTTCGGATGGAATACTTACGCCGAGCGCATCAATGGTCGGTTTGCCATGATTGGCTTTGTGGCATTGCTGCTGCTGGAGCTGATTACTCGACAAGACTTTTTCACCTGGCTCGGATTCTGA
- a CDS encoding DUF3326 domain-containing protein, giving the protein MLQRPYTAVLIVPTGVGAAIGGYAGDALPVVRAIAQVADTVITHPNVLNGAQLYWPLPNALYVEGYGLDQFAAGQWGLRPVHRNRIGLLLDSEIEESLRWRHVQAADAARATLGLAMTDYVVTDAPVRVTLQTADSGATWGTIANPGTLLRAAERLVQLGAEAIAVVVRFPEEEDAIALQNYRQGQGVDPLAGAEAVISHLLVRHLQIPCAHAPALSPLPLDPTLSPKSAAEELGHTFLPCVLAGLSRAPQFVTSGDRPMGIVNRDQVDAVIAPATAFGGSGVLSLSGTAAQLIAVEENTTTLTITPEKVGVNALRVRSYLEAIGVMAAHKAGIDARAIAPHLPQIQPDASTSLPTSSSSSIPVSLPQDALLG; this is encoded by the coding sequence ATGCTGCAACGGCCTTACACGGCAGTCCTCATTGTGCCGACCGGGGTGGGGGCCGCCATTGGTGGCTATGCGGGCGATGCGTTGCCGGTGGTGCGAGCGATCGCCCAAGTGGCCGACACCGTCATCACTCACCCTAATGTTTTGAACGGTGCCCAACTCTATTGGCCCCTGCCCAATGCGCTGTATGTTGAAGGCTACGGTCTTGATCAGTTTGCGGCGGGTCAGTGGGGACTGCGCCCCGTGCATCGCAACCGCATCGGCCTGCTGCTGGATTCCGAGATCGAGGAGTCTTTGCGCTGGCGACATGTGCAGGCCGCCGACGCCGCCCGTGCCACTTTAGGACTGGCGATGACGGACTATGTCGTAACTGACGCCCCGGTTAGGGTAACGCTGCAAACGGCTGACTCTGGCGCGACCTGGGGCACCATTGCCAATCCTGGCACGTTACTCCGAGCCGCCGAGCGGTTGGTGCAGCTAGGGGCCGAGGCGATCGCCGTGGTAGTCCGCTTTCCCGAAGAGGAAGACGCGATCGCGCTACAGAACTATCGCCAGGGGCAAGGGGTTGACCCCCTCGCGGGAGCTGAAGCCGTCATTAGCCACTTACTGGTGCGGCATTTGCAGATTCCCTGTGCCCATGCGCCAGCCCTGAGTCCGCTGCCGCTAGACCCGACGTTGTCGCCCAAGTCGGCGGCGGAAGAGCTGGGGCATACCTTCTTGCCCTGCGTGTTGGCCGGACTCAGCCGCGCGCCGCAGTTTGTGACATCGGGCGATCGCCCCATGGGCATCGTCAATCGCGACCAAGTCGATGCGGTGATTGCCCCGGCCACAGCCTTTGGCGGCAGTGGCGTGCTGAGTTTGAGTGGTACCGCTGCCCAGCTCATCGCCGTGGAAGAAAACACGACCACCCTCACCATTACCCCCGAAAAAGTGGGCGTCAACGCTCTACGGGTGCGCTCCTATTTGGAAGCGATCGGGGTAATGGCAGCCCACAAAGCAGGAATTGACGCGAGGGCGATCGCGCCCCATCTGCCCCAGATTCAGCCCGACGCTTCAACCTCGTTGCCCACGTCCTCATCGTCATCAATCCCTGTATCGCTTCCGCAAGATGCTCTCTTGGGCTAA
- a CDS encoding 2Fe-2S iron-sulfur cluster-binding protein, with amino-acid sequence MANTYTVEIKHQGKVTSIQVPEDTPILTAANEAGLDLPFSCSAGVCTTCAALITEGSVDQTDGMGVGPDLQAEGYALLCVAFPRSDIKLETEKEDVVYQKQFGQPS; translated from the coding sequence ATGGCCAATACGTACACTGTTGAAATTAAGCACCAGGGCAAAGTAACCAGCATTCAAGTGCCTGAAGATACTCCCATTCTGACGGCGGCGAACGAAGCCGGGCTAGATCTACCGTTTTCCTGTAGTGCCGGGGTCTGCACCACCTGTGCCGCCCTCATTACTGAAGGATCTGTGGATCAAACCGACGGCATGGGGGTCGGGCCAGATTTGCAGGCTGAAGGCTATGCTTTGCTGTGTGTAGCCTTTCCTCGGTCGGACATTAAGCTGGAAACTGAAAAAGAGGATGTGGTTTACCAAAAGCAGTTTGGACAGCCTTCCTAA
- a CDS encoding translocation/assembly module TamB domain-containing protein, which yields MSNSPNPIPPDSSEEERPSRRSFSPLLKLAAGLGVVAAAGGIIAVVWGERLVESHVLPIVEEEVEKTIGRPIDLGEVAGISIWSIRLENILIPPTENDESTVTVASAELNVTLLSLIFEQTVGFDLRLIRPEVTLVQATDAKWLDLVLPEPPEGESRINLEIQSLTVEDAHLTALTRIREPEAIVVREPVQITGVDVAAEFEGEENQLVIFSLTGDLDSGRFDIKGQGDLSQRVVNTNIRLQDLPTTGVNLLLPSSVGLEDGLVSSNLTIKAALTDDNELDLDTVDIRGTARLQDGEIQVRGVPAPVRNIRSQLRFQGQQVTLEDTGLQLEDITLMAEGDVHLREGHNLRAQIPAIAIADVQSLADLELPIDAAGTFQLNAEVTGELLDPQISGRLSNQGIVQVDQVEVATLTSDFRLNQDRFDLTELRVIPVAGGVIFAQGEADLTNLTDPQFQLTAQVDVPVDAYTELYGVSLPPDVVVGNLTAEAEGSGSLTSQAAVAQWQLSESTFPGGGRLTLADNQLVLDDTLLRVAEGSVTAEAIADLTTGNWQATATTAQVPIQQFTPQAQGLLTANLEADGNLYNFDLATIRAGGDAIVADALVQPIPTAAPLLPQGDWITEFEFLGDRIAVNRFTAPNVQADGTIGVDFNQPMPIGALALNVALQDYDLQPLNSFAPEAVRDYGQLLGLTSFTGQLTGTLDNPQVTGNARLVDLAVNDLLFAPLTGPVALSLAQGGELDLRSQEGDRVALVVDSDFWPNAFEVRNQDFVAFGTGANRRLDATVQNLDLEKFAVQPAQDYGFGIVSGLVDLQVSANLADFQNPIASGTLSVSNPGLDPVEADLFTAAFRYADNTAALSQGELLFDNSRVLLAGSAILQPELAYTGQLTVAEGYVEDVVAIAETIDLEALRFGLRRQAPMGSAADLQVQSIRLPMASFLEQLEAFIAYEATRPEPSTTDPMLALPPWDTLMGEFAGGLTVAGRSLDLDGLTADFNFQGQSWVWGPYSPPNQFVVSGNVQQSTVTLDPVSAIIEDTVINLAGSGSFERLQGQLLVDNLPVELAQALYPLPLEVTGDIDVTTEFEGSLANPQIAGELLVAEPQVGQQPLERVAATFGYRDAVFEVDGVAAIAPDEQPLTLQGEIPYALPFMTVQPPTENISLVAIVPDDAFDLMNVLTAEEVRWEGGEGEIRVQVGGTVVEPIVVGAVTLRDGIIGSKELGQPLTDLTGQINFDLEQVSIPQLQGEMGDGTLAISGQLPLLASGESLLTLAQAKQQFTKPQSTDEAAPPSGIRIALGELPLDYRGVVDLRVDGRVGITGAVLEPTIGGKIELDEGFVQANQLLRQLGAINLPTVEEVEQINPYRAQFLGIDPLAAGTKAAAPSFLDQVSLQNLVLVFRDRLVIAGQPFYNLTADGGIQINGTLSDPRPDGEIDLRTGWINLFSTQFLLDSNAPNTVVFTPEDGLDPYVDVALRTRVRETNVTEIPASNDGFVSSEISDNDIRSVGEVQFINVEAIAQGYVSDLNESLSLTSNPARSQEQLVALLGSNITGGLANATLTQFAGFLGAGGLAGFGNDLANALGLRSFSVFPTTDTSEESTAGVAIGVEASFAIGDSIGISVLEILNSGNPPQLGLQYRITDELQLRGSSNLNDTEMRLEYRTTF from the coding sequence ATGTCAAATAGCCCCAACCCCATTCCGCCAGACTCTTCCGAAGAGGAACGCCCGTCTCGTCGTTCGTTTTCACCCTTACTGAAACTTGCTGCTGGACTCGGCGTGGTGGCAGCTGCCGGAGGCATTATTGCTGTGGTGTGGGGAGAACGTCTCGTCGAGTCCCATGTGCTTCCAATTGTTGAAGAAGAGGTGGAGAAGACAATTGGTCGTCCTATCGATTTGGGTGAAGTTGCCGGTATATCTATTTGGAGCATTCGTTTAGAAAATATCCTGATTCCCCCGACTGAGAACGACGAAAGTACCGTTACAGTCGCGTCGGCAGAGCTCAATGTCACCTTGCTATCGCTGATCTTTGAGCAAACAGTTGGGTTTGATTTGCGCCTAATTCGGCCTGAGGTCACCTTGGTGCAGGCAACTGATGCCAAGTGGCTTGATCTAGTGCTGCCCGAGCCACCGGAAGGTGAATCTCGCATCAATCTCGAAATTCAGTCCCTGACAGTTGAGGATGCCCATCTCACTGCCCTGACCCGCATTCGAGAGCCCGAGGCGATTGTGGTGCGTGAGCCGGTTCAAATTACTGGAGTGGATGTTGCAGCCGAGTTTGAAGGTGAAGAAAATCAGTTAGTCATATTTTCTCTCACCGGGGACCTTGATAGCGGGCGCTTTGATATAAAGGGCCAAGGTGACTTAAGCCAGCGCGTGGTTAACACCAACATACGTTTACAAGATTTACCTACGACTGGTGTTAACCTTTTACTCCCTTCTTCAGTTGGTCTAGAGGATGGTCTGGTCAGCAGCAACCTGACAATTAAAGCTGCCCTGACCGACGACAATGAGCTTGATTTAGACACCGTTGATATTCGAGGTACGGCCCGATTACAGGATGGAGAGATCCAAGTACGTGGCGTCCCTGCTCCTGTGCGTAATATTCGCAGTCAACTCCGATTTCAGGGGCAACAGGTGACGCTGGAAGACACGGGGCTACAGCTCGAAGACATCACGCTGATGGCTGAGGGCGATGTGCATTTGCGAGAAGGGCATAACTTGCGGGCGCAGATTCCCGCGATCGCGATCGCGGACGTGCAATCCCTCGCGGATCTGGAGTTGCCGATTGACGCGGCTGGCACTTTTCAGCTCAATGCTGAGGTGACAGGGGAGCTACTCGATCCGCAAATTTCTGGCCGGTTGAGCAACCAGGGGATCGTCCAAGTTGATCAAGTCGAGGTAGCGACCCTCACGTCCGACTTTCGCCTCAATCAAGACCGCTTTGACCTGACGGAACTGCGGGTGATACCCGTCGCGGGCGGTGTGATATTTGCCCAGGGTGAGGCAGATTTAACTAATTTGACCGATCCACAATTTCAGCTGACGGCTCAAGTCGATGTGCCGGTAGATGCCTATACCGAGCTGTACGGGGTGTCGCTGCCACCCGACGTTGTCGTGGGAAACTTGACCGCAGAGGCAGAGGGGTCGGGTAGTCTGACCTCACAAGCCGCTGTCGCTCAGTGGCAGCTTTCTGAGTCAACCTTTCCCGGTGGGGGGAGGCTGACCCTGGCCGACAATCAACTCGTGCTGGATGATACGCTGCTGCGCGTCGCCGAGGGCAGTGTCACGGCAGAGGCGATCGCCGACCTGACGACAGGCAACTGGCAAGCGACGGCGACAACGGCGCAAGTGCCCATCCAGCAATTTACCCCCCAGGCCCAAGGGTTGCTGACCGCTAACCTGGAGGCGGATGGCAATCTATACAACTTTGACCTGGCAACCATTCGGGCGGGGGGCGATGCGATCGTGGCTGACGCCTTAGTGCAGCCGATTCCTACCGCCGCGCCACTCTTGCCCCAGGGAGATTGGATTACTGAGTTTGAGTTTTTGGGCGATCGCATTGCCGTCAATCGGTTCACCGCGCCCAATGTGCAGGCAGACGGCACCATTGGCGTAGATTTCAATCAGCCGATGCCCATTGGGGCGCTGGCGTTAAATGTGGCCCTGCAAGACTATGACCTGCAACCCCTCAACAGTTTTGCCCCAGAGGCGGTGCGGGACTATGGGCAACTCCTGGGCCTCACTAGCTTCACCGGCCAGCTCACAGGCACCCTCGACAATCCGCAAGTGACAGGGAATGCGCGGTTGGTCGATTTGGCCGTCAATGATTTGCTCTTTGCGCCGCTCACTGGCCCCGTGGCGCTGTCATTAGCTCAGGGAGGCGAACTTGACCTCCGTAGCCAGGAGGGCGATCGCGTGGCTCTGGTGGTGGATTCTGACTTCTGGCCCAACGCCTTTGAGGTGCGCAATCAAGACTTCGTCGCCTTTGGCACCGGAGCCAATCGCCGCCTTGATGCCACCGTGCAAAACTTGGATCTAGAAAAATTTGCCGTGCAGCCCGCCCAAGACTACGGGTTTGGCATCGTCTCCGGCTTGGTAGATCTGCAGGTATCCGCCAACCTAGCCGACTTCCAAAATCCGATCGCCAGCGGCACCCTTAGCGTCAGCAATCCCGGCCTTGATCCTGTGGAAGCCGATTTATTTACCGCGGCGTTTCGCTATGCCGACAACACCGCTGCTCTGAGCCAGGGCGAATTGCTGTTCGATAACAGCCGCGTTTTGCTGGCGGGCAGCGCCATTCTGCAGCCGGAATTGGCCTACACCGGGCAATTGACCGTGGCCGAAGGCTATGTCGAAGATGTAGTCGCGATCGCCGAAACCATTGACCTGGAAGCTTTGCGGTTTGGGTTGCGGCGACAGGCTCCCATGGGTAGCGCCGCCGACCTACAAGTGCAATCGATTCGGTTGCCGATGGCCTCCTTTTTAGAGCAGTTAGAGGCGTTCATTGCCTACGAAGCCACGCGACCGGAGCCATCCACCACCGATCCGATGTTGGCCTTGCCGCCTTGGGATACCCTGATGGGGGAATTTGCGGGCGGACTCACGGTGGCTGGGCGATCGCTCGACTTAGACGGCCTCACCGCTGATTTCAACTTTCAGGGACAGAGCTGGGTGTGGGGACCGTACAGTCCCCCCAATCAGTTCGTCGTGAGCGGCAATGTGCAGCAATCCACCGTGACCCTCGACCCCGTCTCCGCCATTATTGAAGACACGGTGATCAACCTGGCGGGTAGCGGCAGTTTCGAGCGCTTACAAGGCCAACTCTTGGTAGATAATTTGCCCGTCGAGTTAGCCCAAGCTTTGTATCCGCTGCCCCTAGAGGTGACGGGGGATATCGATGTCACCACCGAGTTTGAGGGCAGTCTCGCGAATCCCCAAATTGCGGGGGAATTGCTGGTTGCCGAGCCGCAAGTGGGGCAGCAACCGTTAGAGCGAGTCGCTGCAACCTTTGGCTATCGCGATGCCGTGTTTGAGGTGGATGGCGTCGCCGCGATCGCTCCTGATGAGCAACCCCTGACCTTGCAGGGCGAGATTCCCTATGCGCTGCCCTTTATGACGGTGCAGCCGCCCACCGAAAACATCTCGCTGGTGGCGATCGTGCCGGACGACGCCTTTGACCTGATGAATGTGCTCACCGCTGAAGAAGTCCGCTGGGAGGGGGGCGAGGGCGAAATCCGCGTCCAGGTTGGCGGCACGGTGGTTGAGCCGATAGTGGTGGGAGCGGTCACCTTACGTGATGGCATCATCGGCAGCAAGGAATTGGGGCAACCGCTGACTGATCTCACAGGGCAGATAAATTTTGACCTCGAACAGGTCAGCATTCCCCAGTTGCAGGGTGAAATGGGGGATGGCACGTTAGCGATCAGCGGCCAGTTGCCGTTGTTGGCGTCGGGTGAGTCACTCTTAACCCTGGCGCAGGCCAAACAGCAATTCACCAAACCGCAGTCCACCGATGAGGCAGCGCCGCCCAGTGGCATCAGAATTGCGCTGGGAGAGTTGCCCCTCGACTATCGCGGTGTGGTCGACTTACGGGTCGATGGGCGAGTGGGCATTACTGGAGCGGTGCTAGAACCCACCATTGGCGGCAAAATTGAACTGGATGAGGGCTTTGTGCAAGCCAACCAATTGTTGCGGCAGTTGGGGGCGATCAATCTCCCCACCGTCGAAGAAGTAGAACAAATCAATCCCTATCGCGCCCAGTTCCTCGGCATCGATCCGTTGGCGGCAGGCACTAAGGCTGCCGCACCGAGCTTCTTAGACCAGGTATCGTTGCAAAATTTGGTGCTGGTGTTTCGCGATCGCCTCGTCATTGCCGGACAGCCGTTTTACAACCTCACAGCCGACGGCGGCATTCAGATTAACGGCACGCTCTCCGACCCGCGACCCGACGGCGAAATTGACCTCCGCACCGGCTGGATCAATCTATTCTCAACGCAGTTTTTGCTCGATTCCAATGCGCCCAACACCGTTGTGTTTACTCCGGAAGATGGCCTTGATCCTTATGTGGATGTGGCGCTGAGAACCCGGGTCCGGGAAACCAACGTCACCGAAATTCCAGCCTCTAACGACGGATTTGTCAGTTCCGAAATTAGCGACAATGACATTCGCTCAGTTGGTGAGGTGCAGTTTATTAACGTAGAAGCGATCGCTCAAGGCTATGTCAGCGATTTGAATGAAAGTCTGTCTCTGACCAGCAACCCCGCCCGGAGCCAAGAACAGTTGGTGGCCCTGCTGGGCAGCAACATTACGGGAGGCCTGGCTAATGCCACACTGACGCAGTTTGCCGGATTCTTAGGCGCCGGGGGCTTGGCGGGCTTTGGTAACGACCTGGCAAATGCACTCGGATTGCGCTCCTTTAGCGTCTTCCCCACCACCGATACCTCTGAAGAAAGCACCGCAGGCGTGGCGATTGGGGTCGAAGCGTCCTTTGCGATTGGTGACAGTATCGGCATCAGCGTGCTCGAAATTTTGAACAGCGGCAATCCGCCCCAGTTGGGACTGCAGTATCGCATTACCGATGAACTGCAACTGCGGGGCTCATCAAACCTCAACGACACCGAAATGCGCCTGGAATACCGCACCACCTTCTAG
- a CDS encoding sulfite exporter TauE/SafE family protein, with protein sequence MANLKIVELLSDRMSLEYWFTFPIGVVIATIAMASGVEGATFFTPLFIIGLGLPTEVAVGTGLITEAFGFSSGLYAYVRKGLIDYQLGGRLLLVTIPLALLGTWLAKSIPGDVLKGILGVGLFAIAVSFLRSPKPAAIAVLDQDIETHQDSHPQTCITDATNATYCYTIAHPTEGRILAGLGALFLGMVSTGLGEMNGYFLMQRCRVPSKVAVATSVFIVAITALTASIGHVVQFAHAGDDTLTTVLSLVIFTAPGVLIGAQFGSIVANRLPHHLLERSMGILFVLVGAILLGEITLHHRAIALAWLQNLGCLV encoded by the coding sequence TTGGCAAATCTGAAAATTGTTGAGCTATTAAGCGATCGCATGAGTCTGGAGTATTGGTTTACGTTTCCCATTGGAGTGGTGATCGCGACGATCGCCATGGCCTCCGGGGTCGAAGGCGCAACCTTTTTCACGCCGCTGTTCATTATTGGTTTGGGGCTACCGACTGAGGTGGCCGTCGGCACCGGGTTAATCACCGAAGCGTTTGGTTTTTCTAGTGGGCTATATGCCTATGTCCGCAAAGGGCTGATCGACTACCAGTTGGGTGGGCGCTTGCTGTTGGTGACTATTCCCCTGGCCCTGCTGGGTACCTGGTTGGCAAAAAGCATTCCGGGCGATGTCCTCAAAGGCATCTTAGGGGTTGGGCTCTTTGCGATCGCGGTCAGTTTTTTGCGATCGCCCAAGCCAGCAGCGATCGCCGTGCTCGACCAAGACATCGAAACCCATCAAGACAGTCACCCCCAAACCTGCATCACCGACGCCACTAATGCCACCTATTGCTACACCATCGCCCATCCCACCGAAGGTCGCATACTCGCGGGGCTAGGGGCGCTGTTTTTGGGCATGGTCTCCACCGGTCTGGGAGAAATGAATGGGTATTTTTTGATGCAGCGCTGTCGCGTACCCAGCAAAGTTGCCGTCGCTACGAGCGTCTTCATCGTGGCGATCACGGCACTCACCGCCTCCATTGGTCATGTGGTGCAGTTTGCCCACGCCGGCGATGACACCCTGACCACAGTCCTGAGTTTGGTCATTTTTACGGCACCAGGCGTCTTGATTGGCGCTCAATTCGGCTCAATCGTCGCCAATCGTTTGCCCCATCACTTGCTTGAGCGCAGCATGGGAATTTTGTTTGTGTTGGTTGGGGCCATCTTGTTGGGAGAAATCACCTTGCACCACCGAGCAATCGCGCTGGCCTGGCTACAAAATTTAGGCTGCTTGGTCTGA
- a CDS encoding mechanosensitive ion channel family protein, translating to MAAVLETIQQSLLELLANTIEFLPAIALSILVILATRFSALPIRRLTRTVVEKITSNFSLQLLAVQIANVGVWLLGILLCGILLFPNLGLGDIIALVGLSSVAVGFAFQDIFKNFLAGILLLLNQPFQVGDQIIVSDYEGTVETIDIRSTKIRNYQGEQIVVPNAVVFTNAIEVLTEKACRRTDLGIGLDYNTSLPDARELLSRVAREVDGVLAEPQVEVDIVEFGASSIDFVVRYWTRPTQAIVRRTRTEVIMALKAACDRTGLNIPYPIRTVYFFDQQQFADATPTRQQADNGKANQEVASDFN from the coding sequence ATGGCAGCGGTATTAGAAACTATTCAGCAGAGCTTATTAGAACTGTTGGCGAACACCATCGAATTTTTGCCGGCGATCGCTTTGTCGATACTCGTCATTTTGGCCACTCGATTTAGCGCCTTGCCGATTCGGCGACTCACCCGCACAGTGGTCGAAAAAATCACCTCGAACTTTTCCCTACAGTTGCTTGCCGTTCAGATTGCGAATGTCGGCGTTTGGCTGTTGGGAATACTACTTTGCGGTATTTTATTGTTTCCTAATCTCGGGTTGGGAGACATCATTGCGCTAGTCGGTCTCAGCTCGGTTGCGGTGGGCTTTGCATTTCAAGACATTTTTAAGAATTTCTTGGCAGGCATCTTACTGCTGTTGAATCAGCCATTTCAAGTGGGCGACCAGATTATCGTTAGCGACTATGAAGGCACTGTAGAAACTATCGACATTCGCTCGACCAAAATTCGTAACTATCAGGGCGAGCAAATTGTTGTGCCCAATGCTGTGGTCTTTACGAATGCGATCGAGGTATTGACGGAAAAAGCTTGTCGTAGAACCGATTTGGGCATTGGTCTTGACTACAACACGTCTCTGCCTGACGCCAGAGAGTTATTGAGTCGGGTTGCCAGGGAAGTTGACGGTGTTTTGGCCGAGCCTCAGGTAGAGGTTGATATTGTCGAATTTGGGGCTAGCTCGATTGATTTTGTGGTGCGCTACTGGACTCGCCCAACCCAGGCAATTGTTCGCCGAACTCGGACTGAAGTCATCATGGCTTTAAAGGCAGCGTGCGATCGCACAGGTTTGAATATTCCCTACCCAATCCGTACGGTTTATTTCTTTGATCAGCAGCAGTTCGCTGATGCCACACCGACTCGACAGCAGGCGGACAATGGTAAAGCGAATCAAGAAGTGGCTTCAGACTTTAACTAA